In the Dromaius novaehollandiae isolate bDroNov1 chromosome 25, bDroNov1.hap1, whole genome shotgun sequence genome, TGTGCAAGGAGAACGGCCTCACCAAggtgcggggccgggcgggcgggcggggggtgcgggggggggtcgcgggagccggcccggcctcccgcccGCTCTGCCCCGCAGGTGCGGCCCTGCTCGACCCGCTTCACCTTCCGCACGGGGCGGCAGGTCCCCCGCCTGGGCGTCATGCTCGTGGGCTGGGGGGGCAACAACGGCTCCACGGTGACGGCGGCCGTGCTGGCCAACCGGCTGGGTCTCTCCTGGATGACCAAGACCGGGCGCAAGGTGAGCCCGGGCGGCCCtgtgcggggcgggggcggccctcggagcccccccgcgccctcAGCCCCCCCGGCTCTGCTCCCCAGAAAGCCAACTACTACGGCTCGCTGCTGCAAGCCTCCACGGCGTGCctgggcgccggccccgccggcgaCGTCTACGTGCCCTTCCGCGACCTGCTGCCCATGGTGCACCCCAACGACATCGTCTTCGACGGTaggtggagggggggggcggcccggcggccggggggcccccacccacccacgcgctgccccccgccgcagGCTGGGACATCTCCTCGCTGAACCTGGCCGAGGCCATGCGGCGGGCGGAGGTGCTGGActggcagctgcaggagcagctctggcccCACATGGAGAAGCTGAAGCCGCGGCCCTCCATCTACATCCCCGAGTTCATCGCCGCCAACCAGGAGGAGCGGGCGGACAACGTGCTCCGCGGCTCCAAGGCCGAGCAGCTGGAGCAGATCCGCCGGGACATCCGCGACTTCAAGGAGGCCAGCGGGGTGGACAAGGTCATCGTGCTGTGGACGGCCAACACGGAGCGCTTCTGCGACGTGGTGCCGGGGCTCAACGACACCGCCGAGAGCCTGCTGCGGGCCGTGGAGGTgagggcgcgcggcgggcgggccagggcggccggggcagccgggaTGCCATGCTGAGCCGCCCCGGGTCCCCGCAGCGAGGCCTGGAGGTGTCCCCGTCCACGCTCTTCGCCGTGGCCAGCATCCTGGAGGGCTGCGCCTACATCAACGGCTCCCCGCAAAACACCTTCGTGCCGGGGGCGGTGGAGCTGGCCGCCCAGCGCCGCGTCTTCATCTGCGGCGACGACTTCAAGTCGGGCCAGACCAAGCTCAAGTCGGTGCTGGTGGATTTCCTGGTCGGCGCCGGCCTCAAGGTACGCGGGGACGtcgggggcgggcggccccgtcCGTGGCGCGCGGGGATCCATGGGGTGACCCCTCTCCCGTCCCCTCCGCCAGACCAAGTCCATCGTGAGCTACAACCACTTGGGCAACAACGACGGGAAGAACCTGTCGGCCCCGCAGCAGTTCCGCTCCAAGGAGATCTCCAAGAGCAACGTGGTGGACGACACGGTGCAGGCCAACCCCGTCCTCTACGGGCCCCAGGACAAGCCCGACCACTGCGTGagtggggggccgtggggctggccggggggctggccggggggcggccggggggctcaCGGGGCCTCGCTTGCAGGTGGTGATCAAGTACGTGCCCTACGTGGGGGACAGCAAGCGGGCGCTGGACGAGTACACGTCGGAGATCATGATGGGAGGCACCAACACCATCGTCATCCACAACACGTGCGAggtgcgcggggcgcggcggggcgcccgCCCGAGGACGGGGGGCCttgcggggggccgggggctcagCCCGCGCCCCCCCATTCCCCGCAGGACTCCCTGCTGGCCAGCCCCATCATCCTGGACCTGGCCATCCTCACGGAGCTGTGCCAGCGCATCACCTTCCGCACCGAGAGCGACCCCGAGTTCCAGGGCTTCCACAGTGTCCTCTCCATCGTGGCCTTCCTCTGCAAGGCGCCCCTGGTGCCCGACGGCGCGCCCGTGGTCAACGCCCTCTTCCGCCAGCGCAGCTGCATCGAGAACATCCTGAGGTACCGCGCGGCCCCggccacccccccaccccagccgcTCCCCCGGCCCTGCGTTGGGCCGCCTGCCCCGCCCCGGGTGCTCCGGCGTCGCCGCCCAAGCGATGCGAGGTGCCGCCTCACCTGGGGGTCCCGG is a window encoding:
- the ISYNA1 gene encoding inositol-3-phosphate synthase 1, whose protein sequence is MAEPFVVESPDVTYSSDYIEAKYTYSTVHVCKENGLTKVRPCSTRFTFRTGRQVPRLGVMLVGWGGNNGSTVTAAVLANRLGLSWMTKTGRKKANYYGSLLQASTACLGAGPAGDVYVPFRDLLPMVHPNDIVFDGWDISSLNLAEAMRRAEVLDWQLQEQLWPHMEKLKPRPSIYIPEFIAANQEERADNVLRGSKAEQLEQIRRDIRDFKEASGVDKVIVLWTANTERFCDVVPGLNDTAESLLRAVERGLEVSPSTLFAVASILEGCAYINGSPQNTFVPGAVELAAQRRVFICGDDFKSGQTKLKSVLVDFLVGAGLKTKSIVSYNHLGNNDGKNLSAPQQFRSKEISKSNVVDDTVQANPVLYGPQDKPDHCVVIKYVPYVGDSKRALDEYTSEIMMGGTNTIVIHNTCEDSLLASPIILDLAILTELCQRITFRTESDPEFQGFHSVLSIVAFLCKAPLVPDGAPVVNALFRQRSCIENILRACLGLPPQNHMLLEHKMQRAAPSPKRACPAGAACPAAPKKAPAQLNGHPGPGAPPPRLRLDGAD